From the Ochotona princeps isolate mOchPri1 chromosome 26, mOchPri1.hap1, whole genome shotgun sequence genome, the window GGacggtggggaggctgtgggacggtggggaggctgtgggacggtggggaggctgcaggatgtggggaggctgtgggatgtggggaggctgtgggacgATGGGGAGGCTGTGGACAGCCGTGCTTCCCGCAGGAGATGCCGGGATCCAGCCTGAAGCTCCCTGTAGCAGGCCGGCTCCagggtgtgttgggggtgggagccCTTGGGCGAGGCCAGGCATCGCCCGGGGGTGCTCATGCTGCGTCCCCTTACAGTGATTGTCCGCGCCGCTGACTGCAAGAAGGTGCACCAGATCGAGCTGGCCGCCAAGGAGAAGATTGTCATCCTGCGCTGTGGCCgcagccaccatgtgcacctgTACCCGTGGGCCTCCCTGGATGGGGCAGAGGGCAACTTCGACATCAAGCTCCCGGAAACCAAAGGCTGCCAGCTGCTGGCCACGGCCACGCCGGGGAAGGACTCGGCCACCTGCCTGTTTGTGGCTGTGAAGCGGCTGGTCCTCTGCTATGAGATCCAGAGAACTAAGCCATTCCACAGAAAGTTCAATGAGCTTGCGGCCCCCGGACATGTACAGTGGATGGCCATGTTCAAGGACAGGCTGTGTGTTGGCTACCCTTCTGGGTTCTCTCTGTTGAGCATCCAGGGAGACGGGCAGTCTGTGAACTTGGTAAATTCCAGTGACCCCTCGCTTGCGTTCCTCTCACAGCAGGCCTTTGATGCCCTGTGCGCTGTGGAGCTCCAAAGTGAGGAGTACCTGCTTTGCTTCAGCCACGTGGGACTGTACGTGGACCCGCAGGGCCGGAGAGCGCGCGTGCAGGAGCTCATGTGGCCTGcggctcctgctgcctgcagtaTGTATATGTTCTCTGTTGCATATCCCTGCTGGTGCTTCTCACCTCCAGACAACCTGTTGTACTGGCTTTAGTCTGTCTTCCAGTTCCTGGAGCATCAGGGAAGATGGGCTCTGGGGCCCCAGAACCCCCAGGCCCCCGTGGTGGAAGGTAGAATGTGTGGTGTAGACAGCATGTGTCCGAGTGGTGACGGTGTGGCGGGTGACCCAGGCCCGCCTCCTGCTGCCCATACCTGTTGGCGAACGTAAGAAGGCACCTGGTGTGTTGTCAGGTTGTCCTTCATGAGAACACACGTGGTCAGGAGGCTTACGGCTTCCAGTGGTCAGTTCAAGGCTGGGCTCGCGCTTACAGTCCAGTCCCACTTAGACATCTAGAGGACAGTTTACTTCATGTGAACGGTGGCGCCCCCCAGGGCGTGGGCTCGTGGGTCAAGCCCCGGGCCGCAGGCTTTTGCTGGTAAAGCAAGGGAGCTGGGAAGAGCCTTGGTGGGCACCGTGGAGTCAGGGGGCAGGGCAGCTTGCTCTGCTCAGCTGGGTGTGCGCCTTAACACCTTGCACCTGCCGCTACTGGCCTTGTCAAACTGGCAGTGTTACCAGGCCTGCCACCCATGGCCCAGGCCGGAGGGGTCGTGCCCCATGCTCCAGGGCAGCCAGCACAGGTCCGACCCTGCTggagccctgtccccaagggccTCCTCCTATCCCTGCATAGTCCCGATGCcaaatctttcctttgtcttaCTTACATGACAgtagagacagatctcccatcgactggttcaccttccacatggccacaacagccagggttgagccaggagcctgcgactcagtgtgggtctcccacatgggtgtgggtggcaggccccCGAATCCTTGGATGGAGCGGGGCTGGACCTTCGCCTGCTAAGGGATGTGCCACCTCTCATGGCATCTTATCTTAGCCCCtgcatctgctctgctccctcccaGTCCCCGGATGTCTCAGAGCCTGCACAAGAGAAGGGCACAACCCCTGGGTGCACAGCTGCCGCTGACGAGCTGTGGCTGGTGCTTCcgcagccccagccagcccccaggcctGGTGTTTGTTGGCGAGGTGGGGACTGCAGCCACAGAGGTGCTGTGATAGGTGTCGGTCACACGTGCAGGCAATCCCAGCAGATGAAACTGGGAGGCTCCCCACAAGTCCAAGAAAGGGCCTCATGGGTGGCCAGTTCCCCCAAACCCAGCCTTATTTCCTCTTTTGTTTGGGCGGGAAGGGGGCTGGTCCCCCAAGCCCAGCCTTGTTTCCCCTTGTTTGGGCGGGAAGGGGGCTGGTCCCCCAAGCCCAGCCTTGTTTCCCCTTGTTTGGGCGGGAAGGGGGCTGGTCCCCCAAGCCCAGCCTTGTTTCCCCTTGTTTGGGCGGGAAGGGGGCTGgtctcccaggcctggctgtagGCTAAGGCCTAGAACATTTCCCTGAGGAGCTGCTCGCAGCCGTGCCTGGGGCTGAGCCGTCAGCGGTGGGGTTTCCTGTGCCTTCCCAGGAAGGGGTGAGCCAAGCTCCAGGTAGGTGCAGGGGGACCCATCCGCTTGGGCATAGCTGAAGAGCGCCAACCATGAGCATCTGCCTCTGTGCCAGGCGCAGCCGCGCAAAGCAGCTCAGCCCTTCCCACGCGAGGCTGTGAGGATGGGTGTCCCCAGGTCCAGCGTAGCTGCGGACTGAGGCAGGGGAGGCCGCAGCCGCCGGCCACTGAGCTCGCCCACTCCACCTGCAGGTTGTGGCCCTGCCCACGTCACGGTGTACAGCGAGTATGGTGTGGATGTCTTTGATGTGCGCACCATGGAGTGGGTGCAGACCATCGGCCTGCGGCGGGTAAGCCTGCTCCGTGCCCGCCCTGCCCCGCAGCCCTCGCCTGGCGGGCTCCCTGTGGGCAGGCTCACCCTGGCCCACGGCCCTCACCCGTCTGGCTCCGTGTACAGATCAGACCACTCAACTCCGAAGGCTCCCTCAACTTATTTGGCTGCGAGTTGCCACGCCTGATCTACTTTCAGAACAAGTCCTCCGGTAAGCCTAGTTTGGCGGGGAGCACAGCGGGGAGGCTGTGGGATGGCGAGGCCTCCGCCCCCACGGCCACTCGCCAGGCGCCGTGTCGCCCGCAGGCCCTGCCCTGCACGTGCCCGACACCTCCGacaacagcaggaagcagatGCTGCGCACCCGGAGCAAGCGGCGCTTCGTCTTCAAGGTGCCGGAGGAGGAGCGGCTGCTGCAGCGGCGGTGAGTGGCGGCCCGGGCAGGAGCTCAGGTGGGGAGGGCCTCGCAGGCACACATCTCAAagccctccccttctccccagaGAGATGCTCAGAGACCCGGAACTGAGGTCCAAAATGATCTCCAACCCGACCAACTTCAATCATGTGGCCCACATGGGCCCAGGCGACGGCCGCCAGGTGCTCATGGACCTGCCTCTGGTGCGTGCCTGGGGCCCTCCTGTCCCGTCGCCCTGGCCACCCTCCCTCTCATGGTTTCATGGGGGCAAAGTTGGCTTTTGTCCCCTGGGCCCCATCCCGGACCCTGGCCCATTCATGTGCCACTCTCCCCTCCCAGAGTGCTGTGCCCTCCAGCCAGGAGGAGCGGCCTGGCCCCACTTCCGCTGGCCTAGCCCGGCCTCCTGCACCCAGGAGCAAGCCCTACGTCTCGTGGCCCTCTTCAGGTACCAGGGAGCCCCTGCAGGCCAGCACAGAGGGGGGTTAGGGGGCTAGGGCCCCCGGGCTCACCTGCCATGTCCCTGTGACGAGCGCTGCTCCTGCATCAGGTGGGGCCGAGTCTGGAGCCACAGTGCCTCTGCACAGCATGTCCGACCCCGACCAGGACTGCGACAGAGAGGTGAGTGTGGGCCACGGCTGCACCTCTGGGCTCCAGGGGTGAAGGTGAGCACAGGAGACGGGCAGCCTGGTGATCCTGGGCCCCACTGCACGCTGTGGGCCGAGCCAAGCTGGGTGCTGCTGGGGGCGCCGTCATGGCCCGGGGGTGGCTTTCTCAGGAACCCGGGGCTCCCCCTGGACTCAGTTGGGGGCAGTGGGGGGCCTTGGCAGCATtaggctgtgggcagcagcacTGTCCTATGCCTCAGTTTGCCCGTGTGGGATGAGGTGAGAGGCAGAATGAACTAGAAAGGCCCAACtgagtgctggctctgcagggaCGGGGCTTGCCACGTGGCCGCTGGGCCCCTCAGAGGACAGTGAGGTCCCCATCACCCCCTCGCCTGCCGCGTCTGGTCCCCGTGTGCTGTCACCTTGTCATGTCCTTAGGAGCTTTCCTGGGTTTGCTGTGTCATTATATCTTGAGagccgtgtgtgtatgtgtgtgtgtgttcacctgTGTGGGTGTTCGTGGTGGCGTGTTAGGCCCCCCACAGGTGTCCCTGCAGACACTGGCCAGATGCTTGCTGAATTCTTCCAAGTGgcccctggggctgggcctgccaGTGCTCACCAGGTGAGTGAGGAGGGAGAGGCTGAGCAAGCTCCTGGTCACTCCTCCTCTTGGTCCAGGAAGCTGGACGTGGGCCAGGTCTcggtgtgagtgcaggagcccatggCTTGAGCCATCGCCCTCTGCCCCTCCAGGCAGCGAGATCATGATGTAAGCGGGGCCGGAGGTGGCTTAGGAGCGTTCGTGACCCCTCGTcacatgtgggtgtcagtgtGTGGCTTGGTCCGCGTCCACCCCAGGCTCGGCCGCAGGACGTTCGTGTCGGTCAGCGCTGAGATGCGGGGATTTTCCTTAAGCTTCCTCGACCTCTAAAACGGCCTCCCCTTGCTGAGCTTTTGAGTTAGTCTCCCCTTGAACTtattcggaaaaaaaaaaaaactttgttaaagatttatttttactaagtagatttacagagaaaaggggacaaaaatatctcccatccattggttcactccccaaagggcacaatggccagagttgagccaatcctaagccaggagccatgaacctcttccgggtctcccacgtgggtgcagggtcccaaggacttggaccatcctctgctgctgtcccaagccacaggcagggagctgggtcaaagggAACAGTCcagactagaaccggtgcccattatgggatgccagtgcttggaggtggaagattagcctgttgagccaaagTGCCAGCCCCTACTCTGAGAATTTTCTAACCTCCAGAAAAGAGGTATGAGGGTTAAGCCAGTCCTTGGGACGGCACACTCCATGCTGGAGTGAGCGCCCCCCTGAGGTGGGCCATGGGAGGCTGTAActaatggctcaagtgttggcGCCCCGTCACTGACGTGGGAGAttgatagagttcctggctgctatgTACAGGAAGTGAGCTGCCTCGGGTAGGGGCTTACTTGGGCACTGCACTAGCACTGGCCAGCTGGGGCCTGCCACACCGGTGCCAAGACATTGTCCTCTGCAGGTGGGTGGCCGTCCTGTGAGAGGGCCCATCCAGTCCCCTGGCAACCTGCTGCACTCAGCTCAGCAGCACTCCTGCAGCCCCAAGCCCCAGTGCCTCTGCTGTGACCTCATGCAGTCCTCAGTGGCCTTGATGGCTCCCTCTCTCCAACCAGGAGCCCACTCCAGACTCCTCCTCCTGGTCCCTGGCCCCTCAGCCACCATCCTCCGTGCGGAGCCGTGGCGCATCTGTCGGTGTTTGCTGAGCAACTCCAGAGCTTATTGGTGGGCCCGCTCTGGAAAGGATCAGCAGAGTTCATCTCCCAGTCATTCTGCATGTCAGCTCAGAGCTCCCCAGAggtccccagggctgggccaggcccgagCCAGGTCTCTACGCAGGTGCTTTCCACAGCGCACTGGCAGGAGCAGGGCGGGAAGGGCATCAGCTGGGCTCACAGGGAGCGGCTCAACCACAGCCTGCCCTAAGGAGCCTCTTCCACTTCAGTCCTCGTCAAGCCCATTCCCAGCAGGGTTTCAGCCTTCATGCCCCAACACCTGGGGCTGACCACGTGGACATGAGCAGTGACTTGCCGTCTCGCAGGGAGCTGGGAGTAGCCCTGGCTGGGAGCCACCAAGTGCCCATCATTGCACACTCTGGATTGTGTCTCTTGAGGTCTGTTAGTGTTCAGCTGTGGTGCAGATTAAATGTCACCCTGGATGCCACCAGCAcattcaagtcccagcctctctgcttcccatccagctccctgttaaggcacctgggaaactggcagaagatggagttccaggctcctggcttcagctggcccagccctggccacgtGACCAGTTGGGGGTGAGGCCAGCAGCTAGGTCAGTCTCTGTCCCGCCCATAAGGAAGCACATGTCCAGTCTCCCGCCGTGTCTGACGTGGcctgcctgcaggtgcagcctgggaGCTGGGCTAGCCACACTCAGGCCTCTGCTGCCTACTGTGCCCATCTGCCCATGGCACGAGGCACGCTTCTTTCCGCTGAGGACGGCCTCGCCGACTGTCCACGTCGCTGAGCAGGCCCCTGCCTACACTGCTGCTCTCTGGTTGTTCTTGTCCCCTAATGCCATTTGTTCCCTAAGGGTTGGCCTCAGTTTCTGTGACCTGGGGAGCCTCTCTATGGAGTCCGGGTCTGGCCTCCTGGGGGAGTCCGTCCCCAGCTCTCTGTGTGGGATTGTTCTAGAGTTCTCTTCAGACTGCTCAGCTGGCTTTCGCAGTTTCTGGAAAGCTGGTGTTTTCTTCATGTTCAGGCATGGGATTAACTGGGAGGCTTCCTCCTCTCCCGGCCCACGGTGGagtggagcagggagaccctTCCTCACTGTCTGAGTGGCCTTGGGTTGCACAGTCTCCCGAGAGGAGCAgcccctgggtctcatgtgtacctgctctgcttacagcctgactCGGATTCCACCAAACACTCGACCCCATCCAACAGCTCCAACCCCAGCGGCCCACCAAGCCCCAACTCGCCCCACCGGAGCCAGCTGCCCGTCGCCGGCCTGGAGCAGCCGGCCTGTGACGCCTGAGGTTGCGCGGGCCGCCCCCTCCCCTGGTCAGTGCCAACAGAGCCCTCCCCCCGCCGTGGAGTCAGCCCGCAGCCGCTGAGACAGAGGGGACCTTTACTGGGACAACAGTCTGCTCTCCGCAGCGGCCACCGCGTGCGTGACAGCCTGTTTGCACAGGAAGGCACCAAAGGGACAGAGGTCCCCGTCCCCAGCCCCGTGGGGGGTGAACACGGGGCCGTCTCTGTCCTTTAGTTGTTGCAGAGTCAGCCCTGGTTACACAGAGGCCCTGTGACCAGTGACGCCGCGCCCCTGCATGCTTGCTGCCCTGGGGACCCCTCACCCACCCTGCATGGCACCCAGTCGATCACGTAGAATTGGCCCCGCGGCAGTGCTGTGCCTGCAGTCACTGTCCCCTCCCCTAGCTGGCGTTGCGTGCTCGGGTCCGAGCCCCTGAAGGCTCGTGTCCAGCCTGTCCCCGCCATGCGCTGTGGCTGGTGTCACACGCTGGCGTCTGTTGCgggttttcattttaaattttttaatgtaagtTGAGTCTTTGTAATTATTGAATTGTGAGAACATTTCTGAAGAGTCTCCCTGTCAATAAAGCAGAGGGAGCAGTTTCAAAGTCCCCTGTGGTCATCTCCCTGTGTCTCAACTCCCTGGACTTGCTGGAGCTGGTCCTGCCAGGTACCCCGAGGGCACTGTGAGGCCACAGTGTGGAGCAGGGATGCAGCCGCCTGATGGGACAGACCAGGCCGGAGGGCTCAGAGCCGGTCCTGGCCCGGGGTACCTGGTATTGGCTGCTCGCCGATAGCTATGGTGTGCGAGTCCTGAGCTGACCTGAGGGCATGGCTGGGGCCTTCACAGGGGCAGGTGGTCCCCCAGGAACACGTGGGGCTTCTGTTCACCCACCCTGGAACCcgggccaggagctgcctccccagggctgcAAGGTCACAGTCCTGCACATCCACTCCCAGGGTCAGACCCCAGCTGTGAGGGACTGCGGGCAGCCTGCACATGTGTGCAGACAGCTGTGGCTGCCATGAGCACTGGTCAGTGCACAGCGCTGAGAGCCCTGAGGGTGACCAGGGGACGCTGCCCCAGGAGTTTGTGAGCTGTggcacccgcatgtggagccacaACCCCCGGCTAGCCTAGCAGGTGGAAGGGCGTGGACCCAGACATGGGATGAGCCTCAAGGCCAGAACTGGGCGGAGTACTGAGTGTGCGGAAGGCCCTTTAGTAGGTAGGTctccagagaaaaggagagatggaaagaccctccatctgctggttactccccaagtggccgcagtggccagagctgagctgatccgaggccaggagtcaggagcttccacgtggatgcaggctttgggctgtcctcagctactctcaggtcataagcagggagttggatccgaacgaagtgcagtagccaggacacgaaccagtacccacatgggatcctgacgtctgtaaggtgaggattcagccactgagccatctcatGGGGCCCCCAAACACACATTCTTAAATCCTGGGATGAGCCAAGCTCTGCTTTCACTTCCAAGTTCTGGGAAGACCTAGAACTACTACTGGAGCAGCTGGCCCCGGGTGTGGGAGATGGagttgcctgcctgccttccacaaATAGCAGGCAGAGATTTGTACATCTCAGTATTCTTTGTCTCCAGGGACTTCTCATTTAGAGAGAAATTAAAACAGGGCAAAAGCTACCTGTTTTTCCCCATGGCATTTTGGGAGAAATGGAGGAAGCCCTCAGATGAATAGTAATTTACAGCAGCACTATAGCAGTCGACCGTGTAAGACAGTcacccagtgctgtggcataacagataatgttgctgcctgcaatgcaggcTCACAtacggctgctccatttcagatccagcaccCTTCTTGTCGGAGAGAATGATCATTTTCCGTCTGCGGGTGCACTTCCACAAACAGCTCCAACAGCTGTGgccaggccaggaacctggaacctccctgGGGAGGGGCGTTGGAGGAAAGGCCAcaaaaagcagagcttgagccactcacccgcTTTTTGCACCAGGCCAAAAGGGGCCTgtctccatggcttttctagaatgctgaggctatagCATTCCGGGCCGGTTATGACCAGGTGGCTGCGGATTAGACAGCTGGTACggccacagagccctgtgaggtCAGAGGGGCAGCCAATCGGGATGCTCCCTGTACTGGGAGCACCTGCCACCACAGcctcccatataagtgctggctTGCGTCCCGGctccagcttggtccagccccgagcgctgcagccatgtggggagtgagccagtgcctttcaaataaaataaaccttttcgaTCAAGAAAGATGGGggtcagtgcagtggcatagctggCTAAAATCTGACTGTGGCACAGGTGTCccttacaggcactggttcatgtcccggctgccccactttccatccagctccctgctgtggcctgggaaagcagtggaggatggcccaaagccttgggactctgcgcccacgtgggaggcttagaagaggctccaggctcctggctttggtctaatCCAGTTCAGGCCATGgcacctacttggggagtgaacaaacagatggaaggtctttctggccccagcactgtagcctagcagctgaactccttgccttacaagcgccgggatcccatatggtcaccagttctaatcctggcagccctgcttcccatccagctgggaaggtagtcgaggatggcccaaccttgggaccctgcacctgcgtgggacccggaagaagctcctggctttggaccagctcagctctggccattgagcccacttgggaagtgagtgagCAGACCGATGATCTTCCTgccctgtagatctgcctttccaataaaacaacttaaacacacacaaaggctCCTCTTGTTAGATCCAGAAGATGCCAGAAAAGTCATCATGTTCATGATAAACACACCAGCCCGCTGCCCCATTGATGATGCCATGTGTGACAAATGGCATGGACGCCAACAAGGGTCATGGGCTCTCCCTCACATCAGGGATGGTGCCAGGATGCCCACTCAGTGAGAGCCCTGCCAGGCACTCGGGCCCTGGGGGAAGGGGCACATCCCAGCACTGCGTGGTGGATAGCAGAGCAACCTAGACCAGCCATGCCTggtgggctcccaggggcctgaaACTGCACCACAGACACcatgggggtgcccctgctgtgGGTGCGGGGATGGGCCATCAGCAGGCCGGGTGGCACGCACCCTGGAGGGAGAGGAAGTGGGCAGCAGTGGTGACTACAAGCAGGGGGACCGTGCAGTGACAGCCAAGTGTAGGTCCAGGAGAACCAGCCAGGTGGGGTTGCATACTGTCAACACCAACAAAGTGAGCCGCTGGGGGGGATGGAAGTTCAGACCTGAGTGAGCAGGAGTGCCCTAACGTCGCAGCTGGAGAACCAGCTCTGTTCCGGGGATGGAAGTTCAGACAGGAGTGCCCTAACTGGAGCCCGCGACGGGCCAGCGCAGCTCAAGAACCAACTCTCAGAGATCAGCGCTAAAGCAGAGGGTGCTGCCAGGCGCTAGCCCCGATGAGGGGAGTCAGGGAACACAGACCTGCCCAAAGGCCCGAGGGCTCCACGGCCACCCCTGCCCAGCGCTTCCATGTTAACTGACCCATGGCCAGGGATGCCCAGCTGCCCACGTAGTACCCAGCCCCACAAACAAGCTGTGGGCCTGCCAAGCTGCAGGAGCAACCCTGCTCACCAGATAGCCTCGCCATTTGCTGCCCCCACGCCTGATTGCTCTAACAGGTCTTAGGTGTTACACTCCAGGGCCCCCAGCCACCCCACAGACCACAGACGCGCTGGGGGCAGGTGGGCACATCCCCAGGGCCAGTGAGCAAACCCCTTTATTGGGCTAGGCCGCACTGCCCTGGCCTGGGGGTCGGGTGGGAAGGGCAGGACGAGCGGGAGGAGCGGCGGCGGTCAGGCCTCGGCCTCTGCAAACAGCGGGTTGACGAAGTAGCTGTGGCTGGTGCCACTGACATCCGactgtggggctgggctgggcagccgCACCGCGGGCTGCGGGAACAGAGGGTCAGGGGGGCTTCGGCTGCCACCAGCCCAGGACCGTCTCCAGCCCCCTCCAGCCCCGCCTCACCAGGTCCTGGGAGGCCACCACGTCGAACATGGGGTTGCGGAATCCCAGGGGCACCTCCGTGCCCACTCCAGTTTctcgttgtggccacctggaatgGGGCAGATTCGCAGGAGAGCCCCAGCCGGCCCCACGCCCACCTGTGCGCCCACCCCCGGCCTCGGGCCTCACGCACCTGAGCCGCCCAGAGCGGCGAAGCAGCAGCGTGGccgccagcagcaccagcagcgccAGCGCAGCGGCCACTAGGCCGCCCACGAGCCCCGGGCGGGGCGCTGTCCCCTGCAGCCCCGAGGCTGAGCCGCCCCCGGTGGGCACACCGGACTCCCGCAAGGCGGCCGCCAGGATCCCCAGGGCCGCACCTGCAAATGGGGGTGCGCGCTCAGTTTCCCccgtggggtgggggcggggcgaaTGCGGGGTGGGGGCCCGGTACCGTTCAGCTCCGCGTCGGCCAGGAGCTCCCGGGCCAGCTGCCCCGCCGCGCCCACCTCGGGCCGGGCTTCTGCCAGCACCACCTGGACTTCCGTGTCGGTCTCGCGCAGCCGGGACGCGCGCGGCACCTTGGACACGGCCACCTGCAGCCCCTGATACTGGGGCTGGGGTCGGAGAGCGCACGCGTCACGCCGGGGCCCTCGGGCCCGCGTCGGGGCCACCTCCCGCCTCCCGCACCGCCCGTTACCAGGACCAGGAAGGCGTCCAGCAGACGCGCCCGGTACCGCTCCAGGTCAAAGGCGGGGCCGTGGGTCAGCGACACGACGGCTCCTACGGCGGGAGCGCACGGtcaggctcagggtcagggtcaggcccGCGGTGAGCAGGCCAGGTGAgcaggcggggcggggcggggcgggggcgctCACCGCAGAGGCCGCAGCACTGGCCCTCGGGCCGGACGGCGGCGTGGCAGGCGGCCGGCGGGCAGCGACCACCGCGCGGCTGCAGCAGAGCGGCGCAGATCCAGGGCAGCGCCTGCGGGGGCGCGGGGACAGTcaggcgggcggcgggcggcgggcggcgggcggcgggcgggagGGAGGCCGCGCTCACCTCGGCGTTGCCGCAGACGCAGCCCGAGGGGTCGGCGCAGGCTTCGGGAACCAGGCTCAGCGAGCCCGGCCCGTGGAACCGCAGACGGCCCGCGCGGGACGCCAGGTAGACGGCCAGGTCGTCGTCGCGCGTGAAGGTCTGGCGGGGCAGCCAGAAGGCGCGGCCTGAGCGCTCCGGGGCCCTGCGCGCCCCCGGCCTGCTCACCTGGCCCACTCACCTGGCCCGCTCACCTGGCCCGCGCCCCTGCGCCCCTGCCCGCTCACCTGGCCCGcgcccctgtgcccctgcccgCTCACCTGGCCCGCGCCCCTGCGCCCCTGCCCGCTCACCTGGCCCGcgcccctgtgcccctgcccgCTCACCTGGCCCGcgcccctgtgcccctgcccgCTCACCT encodes:
- the AMN gene encoding protein amnionless isoform X2, with product MGALGRLALWLQVCALAQAASKLWVPNTYFDDATNWSQNQTPCAGGAAQFPADKMVSVLVRGSHLLSDLLLPLDGELVLDSGAGLSAADAGSDPGCGLGASALFLNPDRFSWFDPLSWRPRDEARGLFSVDAERVPCRHDDVVFPADASFRVGLGPGADPVRVRSVSALGQTFTRDDDLAVYLASRAGRLRFHGPGSLSLVPEACADPSGCVCGNAEALPWICAALLQPRGGRCPPAACHAAVRPEGQCCGLCGAVVSLTHGPAFDLERYRARLLDAFLVLPQYQGLQVAVSKVPRASRLRETDTEVQVVLAEARPEVGAAGQLARELLADAELNGAALGILAAALRESGVPTGGGSASGLQGTAPRPGLVGGLVAAALALLVLLAATLLLRRSGRLRETLQKCSHNSIITKTQLTLKNLK
- the AMN gene encoding protein amnionless isoform X1, with product MGALGRLALWLQVCALAQAASKLWVPNTYFDDATNWSQNQTPCAGGAAQFPADKMVSVLVRGSHLLSDLLLPLDGELVLDSGAGLSAADAGSDPGCGLGASALFLNPDRFSWFDPLSWRPRDEARGLFSVDAERVPCRHDDVVFPADASFRVGLGPGADPVRVRSVSALGQTFTRDDDLAVYLASRAGRLRFHGPGSLSLVPEACADPSGCVCGNAEALPWICAALLQPRGGRCPPAACHAAVRPEGQCCGLCGAVVSLTHGPAFDLERYRARLLDAFLVLPQYQGLQVAVSKVPRASRLRETDTEVQVVLAEARPEVGAAGQLARELLADAELNGAALGILAAALRESGVPTGGGSASGLQGTAPRPGLVGGLVAAALALLVLLAATLLLRRSGRLRWPQRETGVGTEVPLGFRNPMFDVVASQDLPAVRLPSPAPQSDVSGTSHSYFVNPLFAEAEA